In the genome of Cutibacterium equinum, one region contains:
- a CDS encoding glycosyltransferase family 2 protein, with translation MSDEKYSAQTDPHEGSRFDRGDAPRTADGLTDWTIPVIPSMRADPQEWAWAHEHSKPAVPDITADEVAVILLVHQAADWLPRTLNALRRSDERAAVQIAVDLGSTDESARLLDEAVGEGLLEECVTASAQTTPGQGISLALDRLPDDITHMWILHDDVEVRRDSLTSLLHEASRKPHPDVLYPTLLKPARHNYPEFIDEQGQSVSTGGTRILPVIDRGDIDQKQADPSRVLGGSTAGMFVRVEAWRRLGGCDPALPLFRDGVDFGWRANEAGMVVRTAPTCTIHHRQAGRGWQRESNLAPRPDVTDRLAGMRMVAARSGHPTRASFSLLLASVWRFIVLLVGKAPSRAADEWRAGWQLWKTRGLTREMAQRLQDFHAQCDPDDLENTALLLPTRRSVWARAVDRHVGDLSDRMHPWRNEDTTTIDDLTGDDFTARDHRVVVNPHPVMVSLMVLCGLIACRGLYGSGSVTSTWLAPAPHGLSGAWHRWLVAVPGLEGANAPWLAWPAFGSVLTMGEPEILVRILVVVAPLLAALSAHRLFRHVMGVGVTTVLLSSFWALLPILTGGLARGSVTALVLGVILPHMALHTWRLVDREPADVAELRAAGIGHRQVGAVSSAGGLALWSALAISMVPVLWLYPLTVALVVLMTRPHRRLLAAIVAVGPLMVISPWIPRLVSEPARMVTGAEPLLSPAVETRAGLWLLVGRSIVPGTAPTAFALTAMVPLWIAALWAVWRLVIDRSASTGHPRGRVLALIAVHLVCLVAAGIGSRILVEVWGVQVHPAIEPWQLVGVGALLMLIAAARRSVLLKGAEVDHHRAGESPTLAELLVGLGSQWLPWVMAVSVAAGGVWWLIGGARGPMSTTDQMRPAYVTAVEGSPRQTRTLMVTVHGSDARRNLVDAENPSWGSGERPAISSDSRIANEAADLAMAVATGAVPDDLASQLSALGIGHLWLRGAGADVVAQVGNAAGLTAANTDPTTTVWTVEGQPSRAVVSASGSDHKPVVGKVTTSGTVTILEPRDDRWKVEVGGTQLARASHQGVGESYQVGSARGELTWSMPTQGWACAIEVGAVVVLMVIAGPQAPQRHRVSARRSVPARGRRGRRSRRQEES, from the coding sequence CACAGCCGATGGGCTCACGGACTGGACGATTCCCGTCATCCCGTCGATGCGCGCCGATCCGCAGGAGTGGGCGTGGGCCCATGAGCACTCCAAACCCGCCGTCCCGGACATCACCGCTGACGAGGTCGCCGTCATTTTGCTCGTTCACCAGGCCGCCGACTGGTTGCCCCGGACCCTCAATGCCCTGCGTCGCAGTGACGAGAGGGCTGCGGTCCAGATCGCGGTTGACCTGGGTTCCACCGACGAGTCAGCCAGGTTGCTGGACGAGGCTGTCGGAGAGGGGTTGTTGGAAGAGTGTGTGACGGCCAGTGCCCAGACCACACCTGGCCAGGGCATCAGCCTCGCCCTTGATCGTCTTCCTGACGACATCACCCACATGTGGATCCTCCATGACGACGTCGAGGTCCGTCGAGACTCCTTGACTTCGCTGCTCCACGAGGCGTCGCGCAAGCCTCACCCCGACGTGCTCTACCCGACTCTCCTCAAGCCGGCACGCCACAATTACCCCGAGTTCATTGACGAGCAGGGCCAGAGTGTCAGTACGGGCGGTACTCGTATTCTCCCCGTCATCGACCGTGGTGACATTGACCAGAAGCAGGCCGATCCCAGCCGTGTCCTGGGCGGATCGACGGCTGGAATGTTCGTTCGGGTGGAGGCGTGGCGCCGTCTGGGTGGATGTGATCCCGCTCTTCCTCTCTTCCGCGACGGCGTCGACTTCGGTTGGCGTGCCAATGAGGCAGGCATGGTGGTGCGCACTGCGCCGACGTGCACCATCCACCATCGTCAGGCTGGTCGAGGATGGCAACGCGAGTCGAACCTGGCCCCTCGTCCCGACGTCACCGACCGTCTCGCCGGTATGCGCATGGTGGCGGCCCGCTCCGGTCATCCCACCCGCGCCAGTTTCTCCTTGTTGCTGGCCAGTGTGTGGAGGTTCATCGTGCTGCTGGTCGGCAAGGCTCCTTCCCGTGCCGCCGACGAGTGGCGAGCCGGTTGGCAACTGTGGAAGACCCGTGGGCTCACCCGCGAGATGGCACAGCGGCTTCAGGATTTCCACGCCCAGTGCGACCCCGACGACCTGGAGAACACCGCTCTTCTGCTGCCCACCCGACGCAGTGTGTGGGCCCGAGCCGTCGATCGGCACGTCGGGGACCTCTCCGACCGGATGCATCCGTGGCGCAACGAGGACACGACGACGATCGACGATCTCACCGGGGACGATTTCACCGCCCGTGATCATCGCGTCGTCGTCAACCCGCACCCGGTCATGGTCAGCCTCATGGTGCTGTGCGGGCTCATCGCCTGTCGTGGCTTGTATGGGTCGGGCAGTGTGACCTCGACGTGGCTGGCTCCGGCTCCCCACGGGCTGTCCGGCGCGTGGCACCGCTGGCTCGTCGCCGTGCCGGGGCTGGAGGGGGCTAATGCTCCGTGGCTTGCCTGGCCGGCCTTCGGCTCGGTCCTGACGATGGGAGAGCCGGAGATCCTCGTCCGCATCCTTGTGGTCGTTGCACCGTTGTTGGCCGCGCTCTCGGCACATCGTCTTTTCCGTCACGTCATGGGAGTCGGCGTGACGACCGTGTTGCTGTCCAGCTTCTGGGCGCTGCTGCCGATTCTCACCGGGGGCCTGGCCCGCGGCTCGGTGACGGCCCTGGTGTTGGGCGTCATCCTTCCACACATGGCATTGCACACCTGGCGTCTGGTGGACCGTGAACCTGCTGACGTCGCCGAGTTGCGTGCTGCCGGAATCGGTCATCGCCAGGTCGGGGCCGTCTCTTCGGCTGGTGGCCTGGCCTTGTGGTCAGCCTTGGCGATCAGCATGGTTCCGGTGTTGTGGCTGTACCCGCTGACGGTGGCTCTCGTCGTCCTCATGACTCGGCCGCACCGTCGCCTGCTGGCGGCCATCGTCGCCGTCGGCCCGCTGATGGTCATCTCGCCGTGGATTCCACGGCTGGTCAGCGAGCCCGCGCGGATGGTGACGGGAGCCGAACCGCTGCTGAGCCCCGCCGTCGAGACTCGGGCCGGGCTGTGGTTGTTGGTCGGACGATCCATCGTCCCGGGCACCGCCCCGACGGCGTTCGCCTTGACCGCGATGGTCCCGTTGTGGATCGCCGCTTTGTGGGCGGTGTGGCGTCTCGTCATCGACCGGTCGGCCTCCACCGGGCATCCGAGAGGCCGGGTGCTGGCCCTCATCGCCGTCCATCTGGTGTGCCTGGTCGCAGCCGGTATCGGCTCGCGCATCCTCGTTGAGGTGTGGGGAGTGCAGGTGCATCCGGCCATCGAGCCGTGGCAGCTCGTCGGTGTCGGAGCCCTGCTCATGCTCATCGCGGCGGCACGCCGATCGGTCCTGCTCAAGGGGGCTGAGGTCGATCACCATCGCGCTGGCGAATCTCCGACCCTGGCGGAGCTTCTCGTCGGTCTGGGCAGCCAGTGGTTGCCCTGGGTGATGGCGGTGTCTGTGGCCGCAGGTGGCGTGTGGTGGTTGATCGGTGGCGCTCGTGGCCCGATGTCCACCACTGACCAGATGCGTCCGGCCTATGTCACTGCGGTGGAGGGTTCGCCGCGCCAGACTCGCACCCTTATGGTGACTGTGCATGGCAGTGACGCCCGCAGGAACCTCGTTGACGCCGAGAACCCGAGCTGGGGTAGTGGGGAGCGCCCCGCCATCTCCTCGGACAGTCGTATCGCCAACGAGGCTGCTGACCTTGCCATGGCCGTGGCGACTGGTGCGGTCCCTGACGACCTCGCGAGCCAACTGTCCGCGTTGGGCATCGGCCATCTGTGGCTGCGAGGGGCAGGAGCCGACGTCGTGGCCCAGGTGGGCAATGCGGCTGGTCTGACAGCGGCCAACACTGACCCGACGACGACTGTCTGGACGGTGGAGGGGCAGCCGTCCAGGGCTGTGGTCAGTGCATCCGGGAGCGACCACAAGCCGGTCGTCGGGAAGGTCACCACGTCGGGCACCGTGACGATCCTGGAACCCCGTGACGATCGCTGGAAGGTTGAGGTGGGTGGCACACAGCTCGCCCGGGCTTCCCACCAAGGGGTGGGGGAGTCCTATCAGGTCGGCTCGGCTCGGGGTGAGTTGACCTGGTCGATGCCCACCCAGGGCTGGGCCTGCGCGATTGAGGTGGGGGCTGTGGTTGTGTTGATGGTGATCGCCGGCCCCCAGGCCCCTCAGCGTCACCGCGTCTCTGCCCGTCGGTCCGTCCCGGCTCGGGGCCGTAGGGGGCGCCGTAGCCGTCGTCAGGAGGAATCATGA
- a CDS encoding DUF5719 family protein, translated as MSDRPRRALSVDEDSEEILEAEPAEAGAARRGVDAEAGAARRGVDVEDAGDTKGPRWKGPVWAVSLAVASVALSLATTAIPQSQRTAPAAQLVSSGRTLLCPPSQGKATLSAGSLSGKVQVGTSVETLSQTSTPAVTTIDNGAGYVRTLPGQRPPTGSALSIEKGLTTWVPCVRAATGGAVSLTNPSVSDLVVSAVSRAATVDVTLLGAKGEIDTAGMRGIRVSAGQTAVLPLSVWDNDTTPVTALVDARGGRVVVGARTWAPKGRETIAMSQPSRTVYLPAVPANVSTATLVVSNPGTTRLTVSVTALAPHGSFTPEGADEIDIDPRSTIQVDLSKALAGEPVSLTLSARDPLVARLFVQGKRGTTDYAFAGPGSASKLLEQTLGAGGTLELSNPGGEAVTFTGTLVSSGGEKTELSGTVPAGSTWSGRVPGAGHLHIAGSAPLVGGVVSDTGLAVLPLDGVAMSTNGRRATVDTQLR; from the coding sequence ATGAGCGACCGTCCACGCCGCGCCCTTTCCGTTGACGAGGATTCCGAGGAGATCCTTGAGGCCGAGCCGGCCGAAGCCGGGGCTGCTCGACGAGGGGTGGATGCCGAGGCTGGGGCTGCTCGACGAGGGGTGGATGTCGAGGATGCCGGCGATACGAAGGGGCCCCGCTGGAAGGGGCCGGTCTGGGCGGTGAGCCTGGCCGTGGCCTCGGTGGCACTGTCGTTGGCCACCACGGCCATCCCGCAGTCCCAGCGGACGGCTCCGGCGGCCCAGCTCGTGTCGTCCGGGCGGACTCTCCTCTGTCCTCCGTCGCAGGGGAAGGCCACACTCTCGGCTGGCTCCCTGAGTGGCAAGGTGCAGGTCGGTACGTCCGTCGAGACGTTGTCGCAGACCTCGACCCCTGCTGTGACGACGATCGACAATGGGGCTGGGTATGTCCGCACCCTGCCAGGGCAGCGTCCCCCGACCGGATCGGCCCTGTCCATCGAGAAGGGGTTGACGACGTGGGTTCCCTGCGTGCGTGCGGCCACAGGCGGTGCGGTGAGCCTCACCAACCCCTCCGTGTCTGATCTGGTCGTCAGTGCTGTGTCGCGGGCGGCCACGGTTGACGTCACCTTGTTGGGTGCTAAGGGAGAGATCGACACGGCGGGTATGCGCGGGATACGGGTTTCTGCCGGGCAGACCGCAGTGTTGCCACTGTCGGTGTGGGACAACGACACCACGCCCGTCACCGCCCTCGTCGACGCCAGAGGGGGACGAGTCGTCGTCGGCGCTCGCACGTGGGCGCCCAAGGGGCGAGAGACGATCGCGATGTCTCAGCCATCCAGGACCGTGTACCTGCCTGCAGTGCCGGCCAATGTGTCCACCGCGACCCTGGTCGTCTCCAACCCCGGCACGACCCGGTTGACGGTGTCTGTGACGGCGCTGGCCCCACACGGCTCGTTCACCCCCGAGGGTGCCGACGAGATCGACATCGACCCGCGATCGACGATTCAGGTCGATCTGTCGAAGGCGTTGGCAGGTGAACCCGTCAGTCTCACGTTGTCGGCCCGCGATCCGCTCGTGGCCAGGTTGTTCGTGCAGGGAAAGCGCGGCACCACGGACTACGCCTTCGCCGGGCCCGGTTCAGCCAGCAAGCTCCTTGAGCAGACCCTTGGTGCCGGCGGCACTCTCGAGTTGTCGAATCCTGGCGGGGAAGCCGTGACCTTCACGGGCACTCTGGTGAGCAGCGGCGGTGAGAAGACTGAGCTCAGCGGGACGGTTCCGGCAGGGTCCACCTGGTCGGGGCGGGTTCCAGGGGCCGGTCACCTGCACATCGCTGGGTCGGCTCCACTCGTCGGCGGGGTGGTCTCCGACACCGGGTTGGCCGTCCTGCCTTTGGACGGTGTCGCCATGTCGACCAATGGACGTCGCGCCACGGTCGACACGCAGTTGCGCTGA